The window tctcttttttgcccttctcccatctcatggttaaacaaagatgtgatgcgactccattcatcaccaattaggcaatgcgggggagcaagtaacggttcaccatccttaacacttagccagcaccgtgttagaactaacacctcgtttgtcgtccatggcctttcagaattggaaccaggtaattcattcgaagaacttgctgcattcgacgacatttctaataatgggaattcgtttcgtttaggtgatttgggtgtttggtttatagatcttaaacatctatttatataaataaatagactatgaaataatactttgactacgaaatggttaTATTTGGACTACGAATTTCAGCTTTATGCAGTGTTTTGTCATGTCAAACTGTCATTTATCTCTTGTCACTTAAGGGATCCACTGGGATGTGCAGGTTACTACagtgacttgtcattactgtctagtcatttcaaagttggacttctcattactgtctaggattgacctcaataaaaacaaaatcaaagagcataaagattggataaaaaagagtaagaaggcaatcaaaacgactgaaaaacggcttgctgagaaggatgagcagttgatacacattatggtaaaaaaggatcgtttcgaagacaaaatgagaattagggatgactatataacaatggagaaagagaagtacccgttgcagttccctgagtttaaaaattagttataaagttgttgtaatattatcatgaaacagattaggttgccaaaggatcgtttgttgtttttttttaaataacatgttgtaactgttaaaataaatctgcaaactatattttataatataaaggcttcattcattgttataatcaacaaacataactaaaatatgaaagcatagcaatgtcttgtaagagttaataaaaatattacaatacataataagctaacaactcgtcattactcttaatttcaaggttgttttatatcaaaatcagcgttatgggtttgtgagcaacccgctgaaccaccaatattatatgccatttctgcagtagaaattatgtgacctgctctgctaccagacgcccttccagtacaattatttctcgtgtgtcctagttgaccacatgtagaacactcttttataattggaccctcgccttgggatggaatgcggtctgtgtttcttggcctgcctggctgacgtttatccattataggtggcttaacaatcatcaaatcatcggggatctcccattcggatggcttcggcagagggtttattgattcctcatatgttttcctcagtgtttcggtaaagtaagcatttaatgcaaacctcgagcagtcttggtaattgttcactgttaaacatcttatgacatgaccacaaggtatcccatcaagttgccaatgcccacatgtacatgtcatatgttgaaaatcaacaatcacattttgtgccccccttttgacctcgcatttcgtatttgagatcatgcgaacatcccatttggtaaaaattttcttgttttcttttacaacttcatccgcccaaggggtaagggttgttgttgcttccgctaaaaaaacagccaaaatgaagaagttaaaatcaataacatcgaaactaataaaacattaatattacaaatttacgtaatacctgcaaagttacgtctttgaaaccaccattgttgcattgtagcacgaaaaaaatcaatcaacataagtattggcaccttacgtgcgtgtctagataatgcatttatagactccgcactgttggacgacataagattgtatcggttccctttaaaatgtgtccttgaccaggtttctggatttatactttttaagtactcccatactggttcttttgtctttttcataacatctatggcagcatcaaaagcatcaactgtgtacgccctacacgcctcccaaaaaattcctttaaccgtcttactcttgccgaatctagatactatgttgaaatacaaatggacaccacatattccatgatgagcgtgaggaaaaatgttggcaacggatgttgctatagatggagacctatcagatataattgtaagctcctgcatatttcctagcaatcacgtagtttttgaaaaaaccatgtccaagaatcagtacactcatttttgcatataccatatgcaaccggtaatatttgattttgtccgtccttagtaactgcaagtagcatggtacctttgaactcgccctttaggtgagctccatctactactagggtcggcttacaaaaattgacaaaagctcgtacctacaataaattgtatatctattcaaatacaccaaaataaatattaaaaaaaaattaggacatgataatactaaccgagcaaccgagtgcgacgtacaaaaactcaaaccgatcatcagcatctgttttaatatgtgtgacagtacccggattatgtttagccaagttgtgacaatacgccggaagtttggtaaaagaatcctctttcgtaccccttaacgacaacaatgcatattgcttcgcacgccatgcctgatggtatgagatattgatattcaattgagcattcatatcattaacaatttcttttccccgataaactctactatagtcttcagccaaaacatcagcaacatattcacccaaaacatatttgtttgcttgtcgatgattaggttgcaacaatgttgaagaacatgtgtgtacatcaacaaatttattcacttggaaaagtccatcagtatttttaattgcttttgctcttagtaaccaagaacaatttttcgaaacacacacagcttcataccttgatttggtggatctacttgtcctcgtctggaaaccttctcgaagacattttttaccaatacaccgctttaaaagttctttgtttttaaatatactctcacattgaatcttttgaagattaatgtctaccatctgtgttgggatatcttcattatTATCAACTGGCCATGCTGGTACAGAGGGCATACCGTAAAAAAGGTTATCGGGAtacttagctttaacttcatcacccaactcatctctatcggaattactttgtagctcggttatatctaaacatacatcaccaacatcaacataatgcccgtaaacatgatttttttcatttttttgagttgaattttttttctttttagttttatctaccacacgcctattcataagtttaacttcttgttcggcaacatcatcacaacgaccaccaacatgattaagatatgtaccaacatcatcatcaccaacatacttGTAATTTTCGGGATCCACATATtgaataggtgaataactaacattaacattttcagcaacactgtgaaactgaggtacactaggagtattgaaagtacctatcggatcgttgctccctttaaaactgcataaattaccaacaacttcgtttccaatttcaccgcccccattaacctcctcaacttcatcaaccaccacaaacactttcacagcccttcctccactacatttgattacgtttatcaacattctaacatccacgtcttcaactatagctatataataatttaattcaggatggtggaaacgaagactaattctatatttgtctaacaaaccaattttgcttcttaccatagatacaaaatcactataactaatatactcagaaaatatcaaagcaaattcagaaatacctccctgtggacatatgtattccagattagttccattaacttgtcatctcccaccggttacaagacaaaccaaatattcaatcattttttgagcaaattgtagagATAGAGAGTATTTCACAAaccaaataacaaccaaaatgatattttttctacaaaaatttttatatagcaaagcctatttcgtagtcaaaccaattcatttcgtagtcaaccttaaaaaaaaaaaaatttcatcatTTCGCAGATAGGATCAgaggatttcgcagatgggacctattccatctgcgaaattacccctatttataccgaaaaaatttaaaaaaaaaaaaaaattctcatctgcgaaaatacaagtgcctgaagcacaactgtgcttcaggcacttgtactttcgcagatgagatgcccatttcgcagatggggccttctcatctgcgaaatgggtggctaaatatgtaatcccgattttttttggctatttttgtaatccaattagtgtaattggctatttttgtcattttctctttaaTTTGAGTTTAAACAAATCAAATGATAAGCATACATCCCATTAAGCATCATTTGGGAATATATATGATATTCTGTATATGGCTATATGCATAATATATATAAGGCCCAATATTCATATCTAAAACAAATAAAAGTAAAGAAAGCCCATTACAAAACCTTTTGGGTCTACCgaccaattaaaaaaaatagggaAAATGCAATCAAAAAAATATTCATCGGAGCTATGGAGCTATGGAACATGCGATTGCAGCCATAAAATGTAAAGGTTGATGCATTTGGTTTTAAATAAGGTAATCACCAATAAACCAAGAGCTACTACATATTTTTAATCCATCGTTTAAGTAATTTTCCTTGGAGCTTCAAATCTCATGGAAAACAGTAATCAAAACGGTTTTAAGCTATatacaccttttttttttttttttttttttttttttttttttttttgttttgttttggaaaCCACCAAAAGTACCGTTTACAGATTATGATCTCGTTTTGAAAATCAAAGTTGGCAGTTTTGGCAATGAAGTTTTGAACGTGATGTGAATATATTAATCAAAAGAAAATCAGAATGAAACTCAAACATTAACATAAATAAAATCAGAGTGAAAATCAAACATTAACAAATCTAaaccatgctctgataccacatAAAGACATAATCAGTATCAGATTCACAAATAGTTTCATCAAGAATGAAAGGTACTTACTTGGAAGTATGAGCTATGATGATAATGATGCCATGTAGTGATTCCTTTCTTCCCATAATGTTGCCTTTTGATTGTTTGATGGAGAGTGTTTTTTATTATGCCTTAATACAAATGATCGTGGTGTTATATAGGGGTTAGAGCATAAATGAAGTGCTCTTCATTTCCCCTGATCGTTCATATGTACAAGCGCATTAATTCATTAGTTGCAACTTATGGGCAAGAGATTTGGAACCACACAAATATAGTCCCTCAAGTTATGAACAATTGTCATATCCATCATACTATAAATATTTAAGTCCAAGGACCTATTCTGTCATTATGGCAATTATCATGGTACACAATATAAATGTACCTAACATGTAATGAGTATTACAAAATAGTCCTAAGGCCACAATAATGTGTTATTTTCCAACAGAAAAGaacttcaaaattttaagaacagaCTGTAATAAAGCATTTGGGAGAAAGTGACTATTTTTAAAAACCAGAAAAAAAAAGTTACtctctttaaaaaaaattcatttgtaATGATTAGTTTACTAAGTATCCATGTTTTAATAGTTTGATCTAATATCAATTTTTACCATTAAAACTCTCAATTTGAAAGGCTTTTCCTAAAAATGGCATTTAGCCTATGAAGATGACAATTTACCCAATGCATCTTCAAATATGAGTGACGATTTTATACCTCAAGTGAATAATTATAGTGATTATCAAAGTGAATATATCACTAAAGAGGATGAGGTTGGTGAGGTTCTTAAGTGTCGTATTCATGATCCTTGAATCAATTAGCATAAAATGAAACCCATGGTTGGCAACATGACTATTCACTTGTCCATTTGAAATTATGCTTAAGAAAATGGTATGTTGGTAACGGTTAtcaaatatatttttagaagtgtGACAGTATTAGAATTCTTATTAGATATGGGAAAAAGAAATAACTCAGCATATCCCCTTTTCGACTCTATGCCATTTAGATGTATAAGGAAAGATCATTCCATATTAAAGGTATGACTAAAAATCGTAAGTATGCCAGAAATTTTAAATTTAGGTCTAGTGTTACACCATATTGGATTGGTAGGCATTTACACTAGTAAAATTGTCAACCAGGGTAAAACTAAGAGAGATTATTGTTAAAACTAAGAAAAAATCAATTGTGTTGTGATAATTGGCCAATGTTAGAGAGCCAGACAATTAACTGAAGGAAAGTTAATCGATCATTCTATAAAAGTTTGAGATTATGCTGAAGATATTCTTATGTTAAACATAGGGTTAACAAGGTATGTGTATGTAATACCTCAAATTTCaaaccaaacttttcatttttaaattacccAAAATATTGTTCATAAACCAAATCATcggaaaatcacaagtatcaaatacAAATCATCATCACAAATATCAGAGTGCCACAAAATGCATAGTAACAAAATCTCCTAGCAAGCGTGTACAGTTAGACATTCGCTTTTCCgcaattgtaacgacccaaaatttaagaccaaaaatttcttttaataaaacattactttaagcatagacatcattccaaaacataatctgagtataagttttcaaaacacatgttcattatcagagtaaacattcccaggctggctaatca of the Lactuca sativa cultivar Salinas chromosome 6, Lsat_Salinas_v11, whole genome shotgun sequence genome contains:
- the LOC128126880 gene encoding uncharacterized protein LOC128126880, with protein sequence MVRSKIGLLDKYRISLRFHHPELNYYIAIVEDVDVRMLINVIKCSGGRAVKVFVVVDEVEEVNGGGEIGNEVVGNLCSFKGSNDPIDITELQSNSDRDELGDEVKAKYPDNLFYGMPSVPACYAKRNNVRCRDEEEFLEVVTEFYIFEHEGRDFEYEEVWKVVRDKQYFK